In Phragmites australis chromosome 24, lpPhrAust1.1, whole genome shotgun sequence, the following are encoded in one genomic region:
- the LOC133907206 gene encoding probable beta-1,4-xylosyltransferase GT43A, whose protein sequence is MVDMGDDDEVAGLRRLLIVVTTTWSGAREQWWRRAELLRLAHTLRVVHPPVVWVVVEPVADAPATAEVLRGTGVMYKHLAFKPEEHFTTAGVEAHVQRNTCDLHLGAY, encoded by the coding sequence ATGGTGGACATGGGCGATGACGACGAGGTGGCCGGGCTGCGGAGGTTGCTGATAGTGGTCACCACGACGTGGTCGGGCGCCAGGGAGCAATGGTGGCGCAGGGCCGAGCTGCTACGGCTGGCACACACGCTGCGGGTCGTGCACCCACCTGTGGTGTGGGTTGTGGTGGAGCCGGTCGCCGACGCGCCCGCCACCGCGGAGGTGCTGCGGGGCACGGGGGTCATGTACAAGCACCTCGCATTCAAGCCTGAGGAGCACTTCACCACGGCTGGCGTCGAGGCGCATGTGCAGCGAAACACTTGTGATTTACATCTAGGAGCTTATTGA
- the LOC133907205 gene encoding TPD1 protein homolog 1B-like yields MGCFQKRAALVVAFGLLLLLTCEAYAGEPLRGAGHLRPERMGPDDCSEEDVVVYQNSANPLPSGIPTYTVQIINVCGGCTVSDVHVSCGDFASTELVDPGKFQRVGFNDCIVKGGGLLEPSETVSFQYSNSFSYTLNVASVACE; encoded by the exons ATGGGGTGCTTTCAGAAGCGTGCGGCTTTGGTGGTTGCGTTTGGCTTGCTGTTGCTCCTAACTTGTGAAGCATATGCAG GCGAGCCGTTGCGCGGTGCTGGGCATTTGAGGCCGGAGCGGATGGGGCCGGACGACTGCTCGGAGGAGGACGTGGTGGTGTACCAGAACAGCGCGAACCCGCTGCCGAGCGGCATCCCGACCTACACCGTGCAGATCATCAACGTCTGCGGCGGCTGCACGGTGTCGGACGTGCACGTCTCCTGCGGCGACTTCGCCTCCACGGAGCTTGTCGACCCGGGCAAGTTCCAGCGCGTCGGCTTCAACGACTGCATCGTCAAGGGTGGCGGACTTTTGGAACCCAGCGAGACCGTCTCCTTCCAGTACTCCAACTCCTTCTCCTACACGCTCAACGTCGCGTCCGTTGCCTGCGAGTAG